Proteins from a single region of Serinus canaria isolate serCan28SL12 chromosome 28, serCan2020, whole genome shotgun sequence:
- the BORCS8 gene encoding BLOC-1-related complex subunit 8 isoform X2, whose amino-acid sequence MSATREQPIFSTRAHVFQIDPATKRNWIPASKHALTVSYFYDATRSVYRIISVGGTKAIINSTITPNMTFTKTSQKFGQWADSRANTVYGLGFASEQHLSQFAEKFQEVKEAARVAREKCQDKTELTNPALSLPSHQVLPSPILSSNGPGEDKLFRSQSADVEISTEKERLKKMLSEGSVSEVQWEAEFFSLQDNNSRLAAALHEANASVEQWKRELAASREETETLRQRVAELEVARGTPDSSSDNNKEELSQSLEELELLLKAKDEEIQLLKSQRCGRWEAEGEREETLQKMQELEARNAELEQRLQLAEQSLAESLAHRDRVHHEVTRVAEIMDVKIFELSELRQGLAKLVESN is encoded by the exons ATGTCAGCAACTCG ggagcagcccatCTTCAGCACCAGGGCCCACGTGTTCCAGATCGACCCTGCCACCAAGAGGAACTGGATCCCTGCCAGCAAGCACGCCCTGACCGTCTCCTACTTCTACGATGCCACCCGCAGCGTCTACAGGATCATCAGCGTGGGGGGCACCAAG GCCATCATCAACAGCACCATCACCCCCAACATGACGTTCACCAAGACCTCGCAGAAGTTCGGGCAGTGGGCTGACAGCAGGGCCAACACCGTCTACGGCCTGGGCTTCGCCTCCGAGCAGCACCTGAGCCAG TTTGCAGAGAAATTCCAGGAGGTGAAGGAGGCAGCTCGAGTGGCCAGGGAGAAATGCCAGGATAAAACCGAGCTCACCAACCCCGCCCTGAGCCTGCCTTCCCACCAG gtgctgcccagccccatcctcagctccaACGGGCCCGGGGAGGACAAACTGTTCCGCAGCCAGAGCGCGGATGTGGAGATCAGCACCGAGAAGGAGAGGCTGAAGAAGATGCTCTCGGAGGG gtcGGTGAGCGAGGTGCAGTGGGAGGCCGAGTTCTTCAGCCTGCAGGACAACAACTCCCGGCTGGCGGCCGCGCTGCACGAGGCCAACGCCAGCGTGGAGCAGTGGAAGAGAGAGCTGGCAGCGTCCCGGGAGGAGACAGAGACACTGAGACAgagg gtggcagagctggaggtggcacGGGGCACCCCGGATTCCTCCAGTGACAACAACaaggaggagctgagccagagcctggaggagctggagctgctgctcaaggCTAAGGATGAG GAGATCCAGCTGCTGAAGAGCCAGAGGTGCGGCCGCTGGGAGGCCGAGGGCGAGCGCGAGGAGACGCTGCAGAAGATGCAG gagctggaggccCGGAACGCGGAGCTGGAGCAGcggctgcagctggcagagcagagcctggcagagagcctggcacacagggacagggtgcACCACGAGGTCACCAGGGTGGCAGAAATCATGGATGTGAAAATCTTCGAGCTCAGCGAGCTCAGGCAGGGCCTGGCCAAGCTGGTGGAGAGcaactga
- the GDF1 gene encoding embryonic growth/differentiation factor 1 encodes MWLWLLRSLAWAVLSPAAASGLSPQESALLRSLGLSHKPSPKSPAPVPPVLWRIFHKRRTLPGPQAELESCRVEELNVPGSIVRVFADQGRFLPEGQPQGRLCLRKLLFFNLSALEEGERLTMAQLELRFHHSSYHGPSPGQVLELRLYRASPRGLPRPGRGPLLERSFVQLRKSLLFDLSAALKAGEAPARNLALLLEISASGGPGSPRSLCGASDAFAATSLLLVTLGRQCGAARSRRSAPSPPVTPSPLCKPRRLYISFSDVGWENWIIAPQGYLANYCGGECPFPLAAELNSTNHAVLQTMVHSLDPQGTPQPCCVPVRLSPISILYYDNSDNVVLRHYEDMVVDECGCR; translated from the exons ATGTGGCTGTGGCTCCTCCgcagcctggcctgggctgtgctgagccccgCGGCCGCCTCGGGGCTGAGCCCGCAGGAGAGCGCCCTGCTGCGATCGCTGGGGCTCAGCCACAAACCCAGCCCCAAGAGCCCCGCGCCGGTGCCGCCCGTGCTCTGGAGGATCTTCCACAAGAGGAGGACGCTGCCCGGGCcgcaggcagagctggagtccTGTAGGGTGGAGGAGTTGAATGTCCCCGGGAGCATCGTCCGAGTCTTCGCCGACCAAG GCCGCTTCCTGCCcgaggggcagccccaggggcgGCTGTGTCTGCGGAAGCTCCTGTTCTTCAACCTCTCGGCGCTCGAGGAGGGCGAGCGCCTGACCATGGCCCAGCTGGAGCTCCGCTTCCACCACAGCTCCTACCACGgccccagcccggggcaggTTTTGGAGCTCCGGCTGTACCGGGCGTCCCCGCGGGggctgccccggcccggccgggggCCGCTGCTGGAGCGCTCCTTCGTCCAGCTCCGCAAATCCCTCCTGTTCGACCTGAGCGCGGCGCTGAAGGCCGGCGAGGCTCCGGCCAGGAatttggctttgctgctggagaTCTCGGCGAGCGGCGGCCCCGGGAGCCCGCGGAGCCTCTGCGGTGCCAGCGACGCCTTCGCGGCCACCTCGCTGCTGCTGGTGACGCTGGGCCGGCAGTGCGGTGCTGCCCGCAGCAGGAGGAGCGCCCCGAGCCCCCCGGTGACCCCCAGCCCTCTGTGCAAGCCCCGCCGGCTTTACATCAGCTTCAGCGACGTGGGCTGGGAGAACTGGATCATCGCCCCGCAGGGTTACCTGGCCAACTACTGCGGCGGGGAGTGTCCCTTCCCGCTGGCGGCCGAGCTGAACAGCACCAACCACGCCGTGCTGCAGACCATGGTGCACTCGCTGGACCCGCAGGgcaccccccagccctgctgcgTGCCCGTCCGCCTGTCCCCCATCTCCATCCTCTACTACGACAACAGCGACAACGTGGTGCTGCGGCACTACGAGGACATGGTGGTGGACGAGTGCGGCTGCAGGTAG
- the BORCS8 gene encoding BLOC-1-related complex subunit 8 isoform X3: MTDSSVYFKSIDSLLKHSIALKEQLSAAQGRSTITPNMTFTKTSQKFGQWADSRANTVYGLGFASEQHLSQFAEKFQEVKEAARVAREKCQDKTELTNPALSLPSHQVLPSPILSSNGPGEDKLFRSQSADVEISTEKERLKKMLSEGSVSEVQWEAEFFSLQDNNSRLAAALHEANASVEQWKRELAASREETETLRQRVAELEVARGTPDSSSDNNKEELSQSLEELELLLKAKDEEIQLLKSQRCGRWEAEGEREETLQKMQELEARNAELEQRLQLAEQSLAESLAHRDRVHHEVTRVAEIMDVKIFELSELRQGLAKLVESN; encoded by the exons CACCATCACCCCCAACATGACGTTCACCAAGACCTCGCAGAAGTTCGGGCAGTGGGCTGACAGCAGGGCCAACACCGTCTACGGCCTGGGCTTCGCCTCCGAGCAGCACCTGAGCCAG TTTGCAGAGAAATTCCAGGAGGTGAAGGAGGCAGCTCGAGTGGCCAGGGAGAAATGCCAGGATAAAACCGAGCTCACCAACCCCGCCCTGAGCCTGCCTTCCCACCAG gtgctgcccagccccatcctcagctccaACGGGCCCGGGGAGGACAAACTGTTCCGCAGCCAGAGCGCGGATGTGGAGATCAGCACCGAGAAGGAGAGGCTGAAGAAGATGCTCTCGGAGGG gtcGGTGAGCGAGGTGCAGTGGGAGGCCGAGTTCTTCAGCCTGCAGGACAACAACTCCCGGCTGGCGGCCGCGCTGCACGAGGCCAACGCCAGCGTGGAGCAGTGGAAGAGAGAGCTGGCAGCGTCCCGGGAGGAGACAGAGACACTGAGACAgagg gtggcagagctggaggtggcacGGGGCACCCCGGATTCCTCCAGTGACAACAACaaggaggagctgagccagagcctggaggagctggagctgctgctcaaggCTAAGGATGAG GAGATCCAGCTGCTGAAGAGCCAGAGGTGCGGCCGCTGGGAGGCCGAGGGCGAGCGCGAGGAGACGCTGCAGAAGATGCAG gagctggaggccCGGAACGCGGAGCTGGAGCAGcggctgcagctggcagagcagagcctggcagagagcctggcacacagggacagggtgcACCACGAGGTCACCAGGGTGGCAGAAATCATGGATGTGAAAATCTTCGAGCTCAGCGAGCTCAGGCAGGGCCTGGCCAAGCTGGTGGAGAGcaactga